Proteins encoded in a region of the Zea mays cultivar B73 chromosome 2, Zm-B73-REFERENCE-NAM-5.0, whole genome shotgun sequence genome:
- the LOC100284649 gene encoding zinc finger, C3HC4 type family protein: MSNPSFDHSYELPLRRNLLLLRDLLDLLRFIAGVILDRLGVAPCQGEVHLPGQALGGVGEHVNDVDLERLLEAMLWETVTRSLTAPRYRRRRVAQPADVQLDAEGDAEGAAVCAICLAGLEQGDFQAVVELCGCSHAFHAACIDAWVRSGDGAATCPLCRAPMLPTAWDDVQSSFGARRGD; the protein is encoded by the coding sequence ATGAGCAACCCCAGCTTCGACCACAGCTACGAGCTCCCTCTGCGGCGAAACCTCCTGCTTCTGCGCGACCTCCTCGACCTCCTCCGCTTCATCGCCGGGGTGATCCTGGACCGCCTCGGCGTCGCGCCGTGCCAGGGCGAGGTGCATCTGCCAGGACAGGCTTTAGGCGGCGTCGGCGAGCATGTCAACGATGTTGACTTGGAACGCCTCCTGGAGGCGATGCTGTGGGAGACCGTGACGCGGTCGCTCACGGCTCCACGGTACAGGCGGCGGCGGGTTGCGCAGCCGGCGGACGTCCAGCTGGACGCAGAAGGCGACGCCGAGGGCGCGGCCGTCTGCGCGATTTGCTTGGCGGGTCTGGAACAGGGAGATTTCCAGGCGGTCGTGGAGCTGTGCGGCTGCTCGCACGCGTTTCACGCCGCCTGCATCGATGCTTGGGTCCGCAGTGGCGACGGTGCGGCCACCTGCCCGCTGTGCCGCGCGCCCATGTTGCCCACGGCGTGGGACGACGTGCAGAGTTCGTTCGGCGCTCGCCGGGGTGACTGA